One genomic region from Prunus persica cultivar Lovell chromosome G3, Prunus_persica_NCBIv2, whole genome shotgun sequence encodes:
- the LOC18782075 gene encoding lysine histidine transporter 1 isoform X2, protein MGVQAPTDQNSSVPVSSNIDERPEKQSQIDEQLKRQKEIDDWLPITSSRNAKWWYSAFHNVTAMVGAGVLSLPYAMSNLGWGPGTVILVLSWVITLFTLWQMVEMHEMVPGKRFDRYHELGQHAFGEKLGLWIVVPQQLICEVGVDIVYMVTGGKSLQKIHKIARKDKDPIKLTYFIMIFASAHFVLAHLPNFNSISGVSLAAAVMSLSYSTIAWTASVHKGVQPDVEYGYLAHSTSGTVFNFFTALGDVAFAYAGHNVVLEIQATIPSSPEKPSKKPMWRGVVIAYIVVALCYFPVAFIGYYIFGNKVEDNILISLEKPEWLIITANMFVVIHVIGSYQLYAMPVFDMIETLLVKKLHFRPTTMLRFISRNTYVAFTMFVGITFPFFGGLLGFFGGFAFSPTTYFLPCIMWLTVKKPRKFSLSWVVNWICITLGVLLMILSPIGGLRNIILQAKNYKFYN, encoded by the exons ATGGGGGTTCAAGCTCCAACCGACCAAAACTCTTCCGTCCCCGTCTCCAGCAAT ATAGACGAGCGACCCGAGAAGCAATCGCAGATAGATGAACAACTAAAGAGGCAGAAGGAAATAGATGATTGGCTTCCAATCACTTCTTCAAGGAATGCAAAATGGTGGTACTCAGCTTTCCACAATGTCACTGCCATGGTTGGAGCTGGTGTTCTCAGTCTCCCTTATGCCATGTCCAATCTTGGATG GGGTCCTGGTACTGTTATTCTGGTACTGTCGTGGGTGATCACCCTGTTCACTCTATGGCAAATGGTTGAGATGCATGAAATGGTTCCCGGAAAGAGGTTTGATAGGTACCATGAGCTGGGTCAACATGCCTTTGGTGAAAAGCTTGGACTTTGGATTGTGGTGCCCCAACAGCTGATATGCGAGGTTGGTGTGGACATTGTGTATATGGTCACAGGTGGAAAATCCCTGCAGAAGATCCATAAAATAGCTCGCAAAGACAAAGACCCAATCAAACTCACCTACTTCATCATGATCTTTGCCTCTGCTCACTTTGTGCTCGCCCATCTCCCCAACTTTAACTCCATCTCTGGTGTTTCATTAGCTGCAGCAGTCATGTCATTAAG TTACTCTACTATTGCATGGACGGCTTCCGTCCACAAGGGTGTTCAGCCAGATGTAGAATACGGGTATTTAGCTCACAGCACATCGGGAACGGTCTTCAACTTCTTCACTGCCTTAGGGGACGTAGCTTTTGCCTATGCAGGCCATAATGTGGTCTTGGAAATCCAAGCAACAATCCCTTCTTCTCCGGAGAAGCCATCGAAGAAGCCTATGTGGAGAGGAGTGGTGATCGCCTATATAGTCGTGGCCTTATGCTACTTTCCAGTTGCTTTCATTGGATATTACATTTTTGGCAACAAAGTTGAGGACAACATCCTCATCTCCTTGGAAAAACCTGAATGGCTTATCATAACAGCAAACATGTTTGTTGTCATCCATGTCATTGGGAGTTATCAG CTATATGCAATGCCAGTATTTGACATGATAGAAACCTTGTTGGTAAAGAAACTCCATTTTAGACCCACTACAATGCTTCGCTTCATTTCCCGGAACACTTATGTCG CATTCACAATGTTCGTTGGCATTACTTTTCCCTTCTTTGGTGGTCTTCTAGGATTCTTTGGAGGATTTGCCTTTTCCCCAACAACATACTTT CTCCCTTGCATTATGTGGCTTACCGTCAAGAAACCAAGGAAGTTTAGCCTATCTTGGGTTGTTAACTGG ATTTGCATTACACTGGGTGTTCTGCTGATGATCCTATCACCTATTGGAGGGTTAAGGAATATCATACTTCAAGCTAAGAACTACAAATTCTACAATTAG
- the LOC18781720 gene encoding lysine histidine transporter 1, translated as MGTQAPTDQNNYASTDIDEKLAKQKAIDDWLPITSSRNAKWWYSAFHNVTAMVGAGVLSLPYAMSELGWGPGVVILVLSWIITLYTLWQMVEMHEMVPGKRFDRYHELGQYAFGEKLGLYIVVPQQLVVEVGVNIVYMVTGGKSLQKVHNSVCPECKKIKLTYFIMIFASVHFVLSHLPNLNSISGVSLAAAVMSLSYSTIAWAASVNKGVVDNVQYGYKAKSTSGTVFNFFNALGEVAFAYAGHNVVLEIQATIPSTPEKPSKGPMWRGVVVAYIVVALCYFPVALIGYYIFGNSVEDNILMSLQKPVWLIAMANMFVVIHVIGSYQIYAMPVFDMIETVLVKKLNFRPTRTLRFITRNIYVAFTMFVGITFPFFGGLLGFFGGFAFAPTTYFLPCIMWLAIYKPRRFSLSWWCNYICIFFGVLLMVLSPIGGLRTIIIEAKTYKFYS; from the exons ATGGGAACCCAGGCTCCAACTGACCAGAACAATTATGCCTCCACAGAT ATTGACGAAAAATTAGCGAAGCAGAAGGCGATAGATGATTGGCTTCCAATTACTTCTTCAAGGAATGCAAAATGGTGGTACTCAGCTTTCCACAACGTCACTGCCATGGTCGGAGCTGGTGTTCTCAGTCTCCCTTATGCCATGTCAGAACTTGGATG GGGTCCTGGTGTGGTGATTTTGGTGCTGTCATGGATCATCACATTGTACACTCTGTGGCAAATGGTGGAGATGCATGAGATGGTTCCTGGGAAGCGGTTTGATAGATACCACGAGTTGGGTCAATATGCCTTTGGTGAAAAGCTTGGTCTTTACATTGTGGTGCCTCAGCAGCTGGTTGTGGAAGTTGGTGTCAACATTGTTTATATGGTCACTGGAGGAAAATCACTGCAGAAGGTCCACAATTCTGTCTGCCCAGAATGTAAAAAGATCAAATTAACTTACTTCATCATGATCTTTGCTTCTGTTCACTTTGTCCTCTCCCACCTCCCCAACTTGAACTCCATTTCTGGTGTATCTTTGGCCGCAGCAGTCATGTCCTTGag TTACTCTACCATTGCTTGGGCAGCTTCAGTAAACAAGGGTGTGGTAGACAATGTTCAATATGGATATAAAGCCAAGTCTACATCAGGAACTGTGTTCAACTTCTTCAATGCCTTGGGGGAAGTGGCCTTTGCGTATGCCGGGCACAATGTGGTTCTGGAAATACAAGCAACAATTCCATCGACGCCGGAGAAGCCTTCCAAGGGACCCATGTGGAGAGGAGTCGTTGTTGCCTATATAGTTGTGGCTTTGTGCTACTTCCCAGTTGCTCTCATCGGCTATTATATATTTGGCAATTCAGTTGAAGATAATATCCTCATGTCACTGCAGAAACCTGTGTGGCTCATTGCAATGGCCAACATGTTTGTTGTCATCCATGTTATTGGAAGCTATCAG ATTTATGCAATGCCAGTGTTTGACATGATAGAAACTGTATTGGTAAAGAAGTTAAATTTCAGACCCACCAGAACGCTTCGCTTCATTACGCGCAATATATATGTCG CATTCACCATGTTCGTTGGTATTACCTTCCCTTTCTTCGGCGGTCTCCTTGGATTTTTCGGAGGATTTGCTTTCGCCCCAACAACATATTTC CTCCCTTGCATAATGTGGCTTGCCATCTACAAACCAAGAAGGTTCAGCTTGTCTTGGTGGTGTAACTAT ATTTGCATCTTTTTTGGTGTTCTTTTGATGGTCCTTTCACCTATTGGAGGATTGAGAACAATCATAATTGAAGCCAAGACCTACAAATTTTACTCATAA
- the LOC18782075 gene encoding lysine histidine transporter 1 isoform X1 yields MGVQAPTDQNSSVPVSSNKSQIDERPEKQSQIDEQLKRQKEIDDWLPITSSRNAKWWYSAFHNVTAMVGAGVLSLPYAMSNLGWGPGTVILVLSWVITLFTLWQMVEMHEMVPGKRFDRYHELGQHAFGEKLGLWIVVPQQLICEVGVDIVYMVTGGKSLQKIHKIARKDKDPIKLTYFIMIFASAHFVLAHLPNFNSISGVSLAAAVMSLSYSTIAWTASVHKGVQPDVEYGYLAHSTSGTVFNFFTALGDVAFAYAGHNVVLEIQATIPSSPEKPSKKPMWRGVVIAYIVVALCYFPVAFIGYYIFGNKVEDNILISLEKPEWLIITANMFVVIHVIGSYQLYAMPVFDMIETLLVKKLHFRPTTMLRFISRNTYVAFTMFVGITFPFFGGLLGFFGGFAFSPTTYFLPCIMWLTVKKPRKFSLSWVVNWICITLGVLLMILSPIGGLRNIILQAKNYKFYN; encoded by the exons ATGGGGGTTCAAGCTCCAACCGACCAAAACTCTTCCGTCCCCGTCTCCAGCAAT AAATCACAGATAGACGAGCGACCCGAGAAGCAATCGCAGATAGATGAACAACTAAAGAGGCAGAAGGAAATAGATGATTGGCTTCCAATCACTTCTTCAAGGAATGCAAAATGGTGGTACTCAGCTTTCCACAATGTCACTGCCATGGTTGGAGCTGGTGTTCTCAGTCTCCCTTATGCCATGTCCAATCTTGGATG GGGTCCTGGTACTGTTATTCTGGTACTGTCGTGGGTGATCACCCTGTTCACTCTATGGCAAATGGTTGAGATGCATGAAATGGTTCCCGGAAAGAGGTTTGATAGGTACCATGAGCTGGGTCAACATGCCTTTGGTGAAAAGCTTGGACTTTGGATTGTGGTGCCCCAACAGCTGATATGCGAGGTTGGTGTGGACATTGTGTATATGGTCACAGGTGGAAAATCCCTGCAGAAGATCCATAAAATAGCTCGCAAAGACAAAGACCCAATCAAACTCACCTACTTCATCATGATCTTTGCCTCTGCTCACTTTGTGCTCGCCCATCTCCCCAACTTTAACTCCATCTCTGGTGTTTCATTAGCTGCAGCAGTCATGTCATTAAG TTACTCTACTATTGCATGGACGGCTTCCGTCCACAAGGGTGTTCAGCCAGATGTAGAATACGGGTATTTAGCTCACAGCACATCGGGAACGGTCTTCAACTTCTTCACTGCCTTAGGGGACGTAGCTTTTGCCTATGCAGGCCATAATGTGGTCTTGGAAATCCAAGCAACAATCCCTTCTTCTCCGGAGAAGCCATCGAAGAAGCCTATGTGGAGAGGAGTGGTGATCGCCTATATAGTCGTGGCCTTATGCTACTTTCCAGTTGCTTTCATTGGATATTACATTTTTGGCAACAAAGTTGAGGACAACATCCTCATCTCCTTGGAAAAACCTGAATGGCTTATCATAACAGCAAACATGTTTGTTGTCATCCATGTCATTGGGAGTTATCAG CTATATGCAATGCCAGTATTTGACATGATAGAAACCTTGTTGGTAAAGAAACTCCATTTTAGACCCACTACAATGCTTCGCTTCATTTCCCGGAACACTTATGTCG CATTCACAATGTTCGTTGGCATTACTTTTCCCTTCTTTGGTGGTCTTCTAGGATTCTTTGGAGGATTTGCCTTTTCCCCAACAACATACTTT CTCCCTTGCATTATGTGGCTTACCGTCAAGAAACCAAGGAAGTTTAGCCTATCTTGGGTTGTTAACTGG ATTTGCATTACACTGGGTGTTCTGCTGATGATCCTATCACCTATTGGAGGGTTAAGGAATATCATACTTCAAGCTAAGAACTACAAATTCTACAATTAG
- the LOC18782534 gene encoding transcription factor GTE8 encodes MAKKNKNPGRGGYYGGAFEQAGECEGSGSSGRIDAEITASEDSSAPTRKCISLNSSKRDSFGVPIEVLPLSNMLSSERKNLLHRLRMELEQIRILQKKVEMHRTNGVTVSSSSDILSCNNGRNGPHIENLRKSSALTGQGKKLNPVASKAQAWNPGTSGRVESVNQASAPSTASVILMKQCETLLKRLMSHQFSWVFNTPVDVVKLKIPDYFTVIKHPMDLGTVKTKIASGSYSSPLEFAADVRTTFTNAMTYNPPTNDVYVMADTLSKFFEVRWKTIEKKLPKADCQPPSAKSGPHEAVETPKPLPPAKKRMITSLHHEVKSEPAKQVMTKEEKHNLSRDLESLHGEIPLLIIDFLREHCSNGKDSEEDEIEIDVDDLSDNTLFTLRKLLNEHLQEKQKNHVRAEPCSIELLNESGLSNSSMQPCKGNDPADEDVDIGGNEPPVSSYPPVEIEKDTGYKISKGISSSSSSDSDSSSSESECDDAKASSPVPETVGSGAQLDEKTIDNRLEGNQSDSGLDQVEQSSQQKPSPVESDCCQDGDSAPTERPVSPEKQYRAAILKERFADTILRAREKTLNQGDKGDPEKLRREREELELQQKKEKARLQAEAKAAEDARRRAEAEAAAEAKRKRELEREAARQALLQIEKTVEINENSQFLQDLEMLRTAPVEQLPSSVDETSPDHSQDGLGGFRFGGSNPLEQLGLYIKDDEEEEEIEPAASVPIPVNDIEEGEID; translated from the exons ATGgccaagaagaacaagaatccTGGACGGGGAGGGTATTATGGTGGTGCTTTTGAGCAGGCTGGTGAATGCGAGGGCTCTGGTAGCTCTGGACGAATTGATGCTGAAATTACTGCCTCTGAGGATTCAAGTGCTCCAACAAGGAAATGTATTAGTTTGAATTCTAGTAAACGCGACAGTTTTGGTGTGCCTATAGAAGTTCTCCCCCTGTCAAACATGTTGTCCTCCGAAAGGAAAAATTTGCTACATAGGTTGAGAATGGAACTTGAACAGATTCGAATACTTCAGAAGAAAGTTGAAATGCATAGAACCAATGGTGTTACAGTGTCCTCTTCTAGTGACATCCTCAGCTGCAACAATGGCCGGAATGGGCCTCATATTGAAAATCTCCGTAAGTCATCAGCATTAACTGGGCAGGGGAAAAAACTGAATCCTGTAGCATCAAAAGCACAGGCATGGAATCCAGGCACTTCCGGCCGGGTTGAGTCAGTGAATCAGGCTTCAGCACCTAGCACTGCTAGTGTGATTCTGATGAAACAATGCGAGACACTATTGAAACGGTTAATGTCCCATCAATTTTCTTGGGTTTTCAATACCCCTGTTGATGTGGTGAAGTTGAAGATTCCGGATTATTTCACTGTCATCAAGCATCCAATGGATTTGGGTACGGTAAAGACCAAGATAGCTTCAGGATCTTATTCAAGCCCATTGGAGTTTGCTGCTGATGTCAGGACTACCTTCACCAATGCTATGACCTACAATCCACCAACAAATGATGTCTATGTCATGGCTGATACTCTtagtaaattttttgaagtcaGGTGGAAAACCATTGAGAAAAAACTGCCAAAGGCTGATTGCCAACCACCATCAGCTAAATCTGGTCCTCATGAAGCGGTAGAAACTCCTAAGCCACTGCCCCCCGCGAAAAAGAGGATGATCACGTCACTGCACCATGAAGTCAAGTCTGAGCCTGCTAAGCAGGTAATGACAAAGGAGGAGAAACATAATCTGAGCAGAGATTTGGAGTCTTTGCATGGAGAAATACCTTTACTCATCATTGATTTCTTGAGGGAACATTGTTCAAATGGAAAGGACTCTGAagaggatgagattgagattGATGTTGATGATCTAAGTGATAATACCTTGTTCACATTGAGGAAGCTTTTAAATGAGCATTtgcaagagaaacaaaagaaccATGTGAGGGCTGAACCTTGTTCAATAGAG CTTTTGAACGAATCAGGGTTGAGCAATTCATCCATGCAGCCATGCAAAG GGAATGACCCAGCCGATGAGGATGTTGATATTGGTGGAAATGAGCCTCCTGTCTCAAGCTATCCTCCTGTGGAGATAGAAAAGGATACAGGCTATAAAATTAGTAAAGGCATCAGCTCAAGCAGCTCCAGCG ATTCAGATTCTAGCAGTTCTGAGAGTGAATGTGATGATGCTAAGGCCTCAAGTCCG GTACCAGAAACTGTAGGTTCTGGAGCTCAGTTAGATGAAAAGACAATTGATAATCGCCTTGAAGGAAATC AGTCTGATAGTGGGTTGGATCAAGTTGAACAAAGTTCCCAGCAGAAGCCAAGTCCTGTGGAGTCAGATTGTTGTCAGGATG gggaCAGTGCTCCCACAGAGAGGCCGGTCTCCCCTGAGAAGCAGTACAGGGCTGCTATATTGAAGGAACGTTTTGCTGATACCATTTTAAGAGCTCGAGAGAAAACACTTAATCAG GGTGACAAAGGAGATCCTGAGAAATTGCGGCGGGAGAGGGAGGAACTTGAATTGCAACAGAAGAAAG AAAAAGCACGGTTACAAGCAGAAGCCAAGGCAGCCGAGGATGCTCGAAGGCGAGCTGAAGCAGAAGCTGCAGCAGAGGCTAAAAGGAAGAGGGAGCTTGAGAGAGAAGCAGCACGGCAGGCATTGCTGCAG ATAGAAAAGACGGTTGAAATCAATGAGAACTCTCAGTTTCTTCAAGATCTGGAAATGCTAAGAACTGCCCCTGTGGAGCAGTTACCAAGCTCTGTAGATGAAACAAGCCCAGATCACTCGCAGGATGGCTTAGGCGGTTTTAGGTTTGGTGGAAGTAACCCTCTGGAACAACTTGGCTTGTACATAAAAGAcgatgaagaggaggaagaaattgAGCCTGCTGCTAGTGTTCCAATTCCTGTAAATGATATAGAGGAGGGAGAAATTGATTAA
- the LOC18782855 gene encoding lysine histidine transporter 1, which translates to MVGAGVLSLPFAMSNLGWGPGIVILVLSWVITLFTLWQMVEMHEMVPGKRFDRYHELGQHAFGEKLGLWIVVPQQLICEVGVDIVYMVTGGKSLQKIHIIARKDKDPIKLTYFIMIFASAQFVLSHLPNFNSISGISLAAAVMSLSYSTIACTASVHKGVQPGVEYGYLAQSTSGTAFNFFTALGDIAFAYSGHNVVLEIQAIIPSSPEKPSKKPMWRGVVIAYIVVALCYFPVAFIGYYTFGNKVDDNILISLEKPEWLIITANMFVVIHVIGGYQLFAMPVFDMIESLLVKKLHFRPTTRLRFITRNTYVAFTMLVGITFPFFGGLLGFFGGFAFSPTTYFLPCVIWLIIKKPRKFSLSWFVNWICITLGVLLMILSPIGGLRNIILQAKNYKFYD; encoded by the exons ATGGTTGGAGCTGGAGTCTTAAGTCTTCCCTTTGCCATGTCTAATCTTGGATG GGGTCCTGGTATTGTAATTCTGGTACTGTCATGGGTAATCACCTTGTTCACTCTATGGCAAATGGTTGAGATGCATGAAATGGTTCCTGGAAAGAGGTTTGATAGGTACCATGAGCTAGGTCAACATGCCTTTGGTGAAAAGCTTGGCCTTTGGATTGTGGTGCCTCAACAGCTGATTTGTGAAGTTGGTGTGGACATTGTGTATATGGTAACAGGTGGAAAATCCCTTCAGAAGATCCATATAATAGCTCGCAAAGACAAAGACCCAATCAAACTTACCTACTTCATCATGATCTTTGCCTCTGCTCAATTTGTCCTCTCCCATCTCCCCAACTTTAACTCCATCTCTGGAATTTCATTAGCTGCAGCAGTCATGTCATTAAG TTACTCTACTATTGCATGCACGGCTTCAGTCCACAAGGGTGTTCAGCCAGGTGTAGAATACGGGTATTTAGCTCAGAGCACATCGGGAACGGCCTTCAACTTCTTCACTGCCTTGGGGGACATTGCTTTTGCCTATTCAGGCCATAATGTAGTCTTGGAGATACAAGCAATAATCCCTTCTTCGCCGGAGAAGCCTTCGAAGAAGCCTATGTGGAGGGGAGTGGTGATCGCCTATATAGTCGTGGCCTTGTGCTACTTTCCTGTTGCTTTTATTGGTTATTATACTTTTGGCAACAAAGTTGATGACAACATCCTCATCTCCTTGGAGAAACCTGAATGGCTCATCATAACAGCAAACATGTTTGTTGTCATCCACGTTATAGGGGGTTATCAg TTATTTGCAATGCCAGTATTTGACATGATTGAATCCTTGTTGGTAAAGAAACTCCATTTTAGACCCACTACAAGGCTTCGCTTCATTACCCGGAACACTTATGTCG CATTCACAATGTTGGTCGGCATTACTTTTCCCTTCTTTGGTGGTCTTCTGGGATTCTTTGGAGGATTTGCGTTTTCCCCAACAACATACTTT CTCCCTTGCGTTATATGGCTTATCATCAAGAAACCAAGGAAGTTTAGCCTGTCTTGGTTTGTTAACTGG ATTTGCATTACATTGGGTGTTCTGCTGATGATCCTATCACCCATTGGAGGGTTAAGGAATATCATACTTCAAGCCAAGAACTACAAATTCTACGATTAA
- the LOC18782961 gene encoding TLC domain-containing protein At5g14285 yields METQNPIPCLLIFFPMFFVVYLIAYFIVFRTWSPKIRPEASSCLISLAHGTPAVFLSTYAILAYPATGFASQNTRFQNTVLDYSVAYFLTDLLHYIVFFPSDVLFIGHHLATLFVFLTCRYVASHGAFAILSLLILAEVTSLCQNVWTLANARRRDLEFAAKVYDLLSPPFYVLYSIVRGLVGPYFVYRMGAFYVGGEADGLIPRWVWVSWIVVVMSAISVSILWISNLWVELFRARTGNLEKKTR; encoded by the coding sequence ATggaaacccaaaacccaatcCCATGcctcctcatcttcttccccaTGTTCTTCGTCGTCTACCTCATTGCCTACTTCATCGTCTTCCGTACTTGGAGCCCTAAGATCCGACCCGAAGCCTCCAGCTGCCTAATTTCCCTCGCCCACGGCACCCCCGCCGTCTTCTTATCCACTTACGCCATACTCGCCTACCCGGCCACCGGCTTCGCCTCCCAAAACACCCGCTTCCAGAACACCGTTCTCGATTACAGCGTCGCCTACTTCCTCACCGATCTTCTCCACTACATCGTCTTCTTCCCCAGTGACGTCCTCTTCATCGGCCACCACTTGGCCACGCTCTTCGTCTTCCTCACCTGCCGATACGTGGCGTCCCACGGCGCATTcgccattctctctcttctgatCCTGGCCGAGGTCACCAGCTTGTGCCAGAACGTGTGGACGCTCGCGAACGCTCGGAGAAGGGACTTGGAATTTGCAGCTAAGGTGTATGATCTTTTGTCTCCTCCTTTTTACGTGTTGTATTCGATTGTGCGGGGATTGGTGGGTCCGTATTTCGTGTACCGAATGGGTGCGTTTTATGTAGGCGGTGAGGCTGATGGTTTGATTCCGAGGTGGGTTTGGGTTTCTTGGATTGTTGTGGTAATGTCAGCTATCTCTGTTAGCATTTTGTGGATTTCGAATCTTTGGGTTGAGTTGTTTAGAGCAAGGACTGGCAacttggaaaagaaaacaagataa